In Scomber japonicus isolate fScoJap1 chromosome 20, fScoJap1.pri, whole genome shotgun sequence, the genomic window AATTTTATCTATACTTCCTAGATATGCACTATCTCCACCAAATCTTCTTACTGATCCTGTTTTCACATTGATGTGCCGTAAACATTGTTGAGTGatactgtgtgttgtgttacagGTTAAAGGTGCACTGGGAAGCTGCTGAACGGCAGGACAATAACAATGCAATagtggaggtggaggcaacagaaAACCCTGATTAAACCAGTCAATGGTGTATCTGTACATCCACATGCTCCAAGAAGAAGGAAATCTGGAGAGCTTTCAACTGCAGTCAGAAATAAAAGCATTGAGTGCATCCTCTAGTCTATGTGTGGATGTAAGTGAAGACCAAACATTTCCTTGTTTTAACTAGAACTTTAATTAAAGCTTATTGTGAGAAAACACTATTTTCCAGCAACCTAAAAACAGTTGTTAAACATCACGCAGAtatatcttttctttctttcttttttttttttttttaaaagggagtaaaagtaaaagtagttaATACATGACaatataacacatttcaaaGAAAACTCGTTGCTAGACATTAAGAGGGAGGGGTGAAGACCATGAGGTCATttggacagacagactgacgTATCCGGCCCTTCAGGTCTGGGGTGAAGAGAAACAGGTCTGACTCTGCTGTCTGGGtctaaagaaaaatacaatgaGAATATTCATCAATGATAAGTCTgcaataaagacttttttttctcaagtgaAGAGTCTAGTAATTCATTCAGTGTGGatttaaatatcaatatttgaaagtgaagaaatgaaaaaaagagggaaaaactTTAACCTGTGGTGACTGAGGAGTTAACACTGAAGACACTGCTGGTAGTGCTGGGGTGACAGTGAGATTAAAACCGTGAGTAAAGACAGCAACATGTGAAACACCAGTTCAACATAAACATATGCCAGTAGCAACCTCTGTGCTTATTTCCACATAACCAGGCaatcacatttcttttaaaaagttgcAGTGTGCAGGTCTGATGTTTgatcatttaaatttaaatactactactactcaaaTTCCAATATAAATTGTAGTTTTCTGGTCAAATTTCAAAACAGATCCTGCCTGCTGCAACTTAATAAGTGATGCTGAGATGCAAACCACACGTGTacgcaatgtgtgtgtgtgtgtgcatctacgGGCATCAATCATACCTGCTTCTTCCTCATATTGACCTTCGGGGCTCTCCATTTCCACATCCACTGCCATGGGTGATGGCGTCTCTACGGCAGCGGTCTCCCTCGGTGACAGGCTGCATCTCTGTGAAGACTGTAAGTAACGCTCGAAGTCAAACCCTGGAGTTTCCTGGAAGCACAAGAGACAGTAACTTGTTTACTACAGAACTTGAGGAAACAGTCACAGCTTTAAACGGCTTCTGGTGAAGCCAAAATGATGGATTTACCTTAAGGACTTCACTTTCTGGTGTCTGACACATGAACTCTTGAGCCGCCACAGCAAGAGGAGAGGGCATCACAGTGGGGGAGGATTGGGGAGACAGGCAGGGTGACAGTGTGAAGCTCAGGGCTATTGAGGGCTCAGGGGTCTCGCTTACAGGAAGAGGTGATttacatggagagagagagagtcttgGGGAGAGAGGGATGTCGGCATTAACAGCCTCAGCTGGTTCGTCTTGTTCCAGGACGACTGAAATGGATGGAAGCGGACACACGGGTATGGGTGTGTCTGATTCAGGAACTGGAGAGGTGCTGTCCTGCGTTGAGAATGCAGGGTCTACCTCGGGCTGGGGGTTGTCTGAAGACACTTCCTTGACAGGTGAGAAGCAATGAGAGACATTTGCAGCATCTTTTGGCTGAGGTGTGCCGCGCCTAGAATTTGGTGCTTGTCCGGGAGTTTGGTCGAGGGTGAGACgtaagagagagggagtgtggACGGCCCTAGCAGGAGACGCGTGGGTCTGAACGGGGGTCTGTGCCAGTGCAAGGGATCGTCGAGTGACTCTTCTAGGGGAGAGGTAGTTGGAGCAGGGAGAGGCCTGAGGCAGCACGGCAGCACTCAGACGGCTGGATCTCCTTGCGGGACCTGCAGACATTATACAACACACGTTTCACCAAACCATGCATCTCAAGCACCATGGAGGTCATTCTCTTGAACGTGAACATCCTCTCACCTGCCGGTCTGGATGGACTCTCCACCTGGAAGAAGCCTCCGTCAAAGAGCACAGTGTCGGTCTTTTGCGGCTGTGCTTGGGGTTGCTGTTCCTGGGGGCTCGGCTCGGGgtcgtcagcagcagcagcggcagcttTCTCTGCCTCGGCTGCCTGCTGTTTGGCTTTCATGGCCGCTTTAATGGCAGCCAGGCGAGACTTTGCTGCTGCTTTGGTTCCTGCTGGCTTGGCGGGAGCAGGTGCGGCTGCAGGTTTCTGTCAAGATGGGACCAGGAATTTCAATAAAGACCAGGAAAGACTGTGTTGCACTTTTTGTCCCTAAATATactcttttaaaaacaataaaactgtttCTTCTATGCCCTCACCTTGACCACTTTCCTCTGTCTTGGTGGAGGTTTGTGCTCCACCACCCAGTCTCGTGCCTCTGCTTCTTTGAGAGCGTCAAACTTCTTGTTGACATCTTCTACCTGAAAGAAGGCAAGAAGAGCATTTTAACCCAAACGCTGAATCCTGCTGTCCTTCtaagtttttttatgtttcatgttgGAGACACCTGTTCCTCTTCTGTGAGGCGCTAACCTGGTAATAAACCATGTCCCAGAATCCCTGCAGGTCGGTGCATGTGGTGATCTTCTCTCCTCGGCCTAGGTCGCAGTCATCCACCAGACCGCCGAACTGTTTGAAGCGCTCTTTCATCAGCAGCCTCGCCTGGCCGACTACTGTGCGCATGCTGTCtctcactgaacacacacacacaaaaaggacagacagatCCTGAATTACTATTGATCAAATGGGGACTTACATCATTTTCACTATTAGGAACACCACTGTCTTCACCTTGAAAAATATAGTCACTAAAAACACTCACTTTCTTCTGGGATGGATTCATCTTCCACTTTAGGCTCCCACTGAGCACACAGAGagttcagtctgtctgtctcactggcAATTTGAGATCTGAACAGATTACAGAAATTAGATATAAATTAAAAAGCTGTATTATAGGACAAATAAATCTGTTAGTAGCAGCACACTGATCAACAACATATACGTCATAATTCATTTATCAAGAAAAACTTGATACTTAAAGCTTTTTAACTGCTTATCAGACAATAAATTAGTACATAAAGTAAATGTGAAA contains:
- the dlgap5 gene encoding disks large-associated protein 5 — encoded protein: MNMDSRFSHLRQRDTSVSMLRVKMSRRRSQSQKENRERTMNKRRQLDKLPEMDISSLDASMAIANMSTIQEKTINNAKPVKSQAAEDRLKQLGRWKERKALEKEKELREKGRKAVFKTGLFHAKDSNTIVPLPQVPAASTRAKETKVNTAPSQNTRVTRSMKTQVQKPLKTQNQNTSAKNAPPAAERSTRSRVASVKPAPQPPVTKTKVCAVEPVVRAASTRSVNRPPVTAVPAVKDKPVDKSADVRTTRSRAIVNIAPPPSGRGRNCKATVNIVHPAEPEEPDVQEPEEKPPSPMPCSEEVDMVVDQAPADAVPAEDPSSLSSFAPQGFVFQAPVGLFKFQPLTPRSADAFLMPSFSVPPVPLFNVEPQAEPSEPSSPKSPLRCPPSPSPTASSPTPGGPLESKHDVPYFRSQIASETDRLNSLCAQWEPKVEDESIPEEMRDSMRTVVGQARLLMKERFKQFGGLVDDCDLGRGEKITTCTDLQGFWDMVYYQVEDVNKKFDALKEAEARDWVVEHKPPPRQRKVVKKPAAAPAPAKPAGTKAAAKSRLAAIKAAMKAKQQAAEAEKAAAAAADDPEPSPQEQQPQAQPQKTDTVLFDGGFFQVESPSRPAGPARRSSRLSAAVLPQASPCSNYLSPRRVTRRSLALAQTPVQTHASPARAVHTPSLLRLTLDQTPGQAPNSRRGTPQPKDAANVSHCFSPVKEVSSDNPQPEVDPAFSTQDSTSPVPESDTPIPVCPLPSISVVLEQDEPAEAVNADIPLSPRLSLSPCKSPLPVSETPEPSIALSFTLSPCLSPQSSPTVMPSPLAVAAQEFMCQTPESEVLKETPGFDFERYLQSSQRCSLSPRETAAVETPSPMAVDVEMESPEGQYEEEAALPAVSSVLTPQSPQTQTAESDLFLFTPDLKGRIRQSVCPNDLMVFTPPS